One part of the Pandoraea faecigallinarum genome encodes these proteins:
- a CDS encoding LacI family DNA-binding transcriptional regulator yields MRDVAQRAGCSIATVSRALNSPHLVRPETLARVQAAATELKFRPNALGRQLRGERTGLIGVMLPTLGNPVFADCLEGIEAAIDGTGRRLLLVTTQYDPERERNAIETLLQQRVDGLLLTLADAEHSALIDDLAAEGVACQLVYNDAPDRPCVSVDNRAAAAQGVAMLIEAGHRDIVMVTGALHASDRAKRRYLGYGDAMQAAGLTPLPAFEIDFNSGARGERVREWLARRERDGARPTALFCSNDLLALGVMRALREAGLRVPDDISVLGFDGLAVGELLSPTLATVVQPSVDIGRHAAQRLLAQIEGRAVAAGAGATQDAELGHALILPHEVRRGGTVAAPPGRRG; encoded by the coding sequence ATTCGGGACGTGGCACAGCGTGCAGGATGCTCGATTGCGACCGTGTCGCGCGCGCTCAACTCGCCGCATCTCGTGCGTCCCGAAACGCTCGCCCGTGTGCAGGCCGCCGCCACCGAGCTGAAGTTCCGGCCCAACGCGCTCGGTCGCCAACTGCGCGGCGAACGCACCGGTCTGATCGGCGTCATGCTCCCCACGCTGGGCAACCCGGTCTTCGCCGATTGCCTCGAAGGCATCGAAGCCGCCATCGACGGGACCGGCCGCCGTCTGCTGCTCGTCACCACCCAATACGATCCCGAGCGCGAGCGCAACGCCATCGAAACCCTGCTGCAACAGCGGGTGGACGGTCTGCTGCTCACCCTCGCCGACGCCGAGCACAGCGCGCTCATCGACGATCTCGCCGCCGAAGGGGTGGCCTGCCAACTCGTCTACAACGATGCGCCGGACCGTCCGTGCGTCTCCGTCGATAACCGCGCTGCGGCAGCGCAGGGCGTTGCCATGCTGATCGAGGCGGGGCATCGCGACATCGTCATGGTGACGGGGGCGCTGCATGCGTCGGACCGTGCCAAACGTCGCTATCTCGGCTACGGGGATGCCATGCAGGCTGCCGGTCTCACGCCGCTGCCCGCCTTCGAAATCGATTTCAACAGCGGTGCGCGCGGTGAGCGGGTTCGCGAATGGCTGGCGCGGCGCGAGCGCGACGGCGCGCGTCCCACGGCCCTGTTCTGTTCCAACGATCTGCTGGCTCTGGGCGTCATGCGCGCCCTGCGCGAAGCCGGCCTGCGGGTGCCGGACGACATCTCGGTCCTCGGCTTCGACGGCCTGGCCGTAGGCGAACTGCTCTCGCCCACGCTTGCCACCGTCGTGCAGCCGAGCGTGGACATCGGACGTCACGCCGCACAGCGTCTGCTCGCCCAGATCGAAGGACGTGCCGTCGCCGCCGGTGCGGGCGCCACGCAGGACGCTGAGCTCGGCCATGCGCTGATCCTGCCGCACGAAGTCCGCCGGGGCGGCACGGTCGCGGCGCCGCCGGGCAGACGAGGATGA
- a CDS encoding SRPBCC family protein, which produces MNDYHFLTLWRLTAPLDEVWDTLRDVDHWARWWPCVRDVRTLDPGDADGVGAVRQLTWHGALPYSLTFDTRVTHVDPMREVRTSATGEAEGTGVWRFDTEGSITVVRYAWDVHTRREWMNKLAPLARPLFRWNHNYVMRRGGEGLAATLNAHLVECLDTDLPPAAIGKDRDRRELREARSRVSQDARH; this is translated from the coding sequence ATGAACGACTATCACTTCCTCACGCTGTGGCGGCTCACTGCACCGCTCGATGAAGTCTGGGACACCCTGCGCGATGTCGACCACTGGGCGCGCTGGTGGCCGTGCGTGCGAGACGTCCGCACGCTCGATCCGGGAGACGCCGATGGCGTCGGCGCCGTGCGCCAACTGACGTGGCACGGCGCGCTCCCCTACTCTCTCACCTTCGACACACGCGTCACGCACGTCGACCCGATGCGCGAAGTGCGCACTTCCGCGACCGGCGAAGCCGAAGGGACCGGCGTCTGGCGCTTCGATACGGAAGGCTCGATTACCGTCGTTCGGTATGCGTGGGACGTCCATACCAGGCGGGAATGGATGAACAAGCTCGCGCCGCTCGCCCGCCCGCTGTTCCGCTGGAATCACAACTATGTGATGCGCCGGGGCGGCGAAGGTCTGGCCGCGACGCTCAATGCGCATCTGGTCGAGTGCCTCGATACGGACCTGCCGCCCGCTGCCATCGGCAAGGACCGCGACCGCCGCGAACTTCGGGAGGCCCGCTCGCGGGTCAGTCAAGACGCTCGGCACTAG
- a CDS encoding 2-hydroxymuconic semialdehyde dehydrogenase encodes MSLATAPLLRHYVDGAFVATDRQFDNLSPVDGRLVAKVCEADAATVDHAVSAARRALHEGPWGKTTPAERAAVLHRIADGIQARFDEFVAAEVADTGRPVEQARTLDIARGIANFRMFADLIKTAGSEVYEMRAADGGDVMNYVTRKPLGVIGIISPWNLPLLLFTWKVAPALAMGNCVVAKPSEETSSSATLLAEVMDAAGVPPGVFNLVHGFGPQSAGEFLTKHPDVAAITFTGESRTGSAIMKAVADGVKEISFELGGKNAAVVFADADFEKAVDGVVRSSFTNAGQVCLCSERVYVERPIFDRFVAALAERAAALRIDAPDADGVQMGPLVSRKHREKVLSYYRLAVEEGATVVTGGGVPTFGDARDDGAFVQPTVWTGLPDTARCVREEIFGPVCHIAPFDSEDEVIRRVNDSDYGLAGCVWTTDLSRAHRVARQFQTGLVWVNTWFLRDLRTPFGGVKLSGLGREGGRHSLDFYSEITNICIKL; translated from the coding sequence GTGAGCCTTGCGACTGCGCCGCTGCTGCGGCATTACGTGGATGGCGCCTTCGTGGCCACCGACCGTCAGTTCGATAATCTCAGCCCGGTCGACGGGCGGCTCGTCGCAAAGGTCTGCGAAGCCGATGCCGCCACCGTCGACCATGCGGTGAGCGCCGCCCGGCGCGCCCTGCACGAAGGCCCGTGGGGCAAGACCACGCCCGCCGAGCGCGCCGCCGTGCTGCACCGCATTGCCGATGGCATTCAGGCCCGCTTCGACGAGTTCGTCGCCGCCGAAGTCGCCGACACCGGCCGTCCCGTGGAGCAGGCCCGCACGCTGGACATCGCTCGCGGCATCGCCAACTTCCGCATGTTCGCCGACCTGATCAAGACCGCCGGCAGCGAGGTGTACGAGATGCGCGCCGCCGATGGTGGCGACGTCATGAATTACGTCACCCGCAAGCCGCTCGGCGTCATCGGCATCATCTCGCCGTGGAACCTGCCGCTGCTGCTCTTCACGTGGAAAGTCGCCCCGGCGCTGGCAATGGGCAACTGCGTCGTTGCGAAGCCGTCGGAAGAAACGTCGTCGTCCGCCACGCTGCTCGCCGAAGTCATGGACGCCGCCGGTGTGCCGCCGGGTGTCTTCAACCTCGTGCATGGCTTCGGCCCGCAATCGGCAGGCGAATTCCTCACGAAACACCCGGACGTGGCCGCCATCACCTTCACCGGCGAATCGCGCACCGGCAGCGCCATCATGAAAGCCGTGGCCGACGGCGTGAAGGAAATTTCGTTCGAACTCGGCGGCAAGAACGCGGCGGTCGTGTTCGCCGACGCCGATTTCGAGAAGGCCGTGGACGGCGTAGTGCGTTCGTCGTTCACCAACGCCGGACAAGTGTGCCTGTGCTCGGAGCGAGTGTATGTCGAGCGTCCGATCTTCGACCGGTTCGTCGCGGCATTGGCCGAGCGCGCCGCTGCATTGCGGATCGACGCCCCCGACGCCGACGGCGTGCAGATGGGGCCGCTCGTTTCTCGCAAGCATCGCGAGAAGGTGCTCTCTTACTATCGTCTCGCCGTCGAAGAGGGCGCAACGGTCGTCACCGGCGGCGGCGTGCCGACTTTCGGCGATGCGCGCGACGACGGCGCCTTCGTCCAGCCCACGGTATGGACCGGCTTGCCCGATACGGCGCGCTGCGTGCGTGAAGAGATCTTCGGACCGGTCTGCCACATCGCCCCGTTCGACAGCGAGGACGAAGTGATCCGCCGCGTGAACGACAGCGACTACGGCCTGGCCGGCTGCGTGTGGACGACCGACCTGTCGCGCGCGCATCGCGTGGCGCGCCAGTTCCAGACCGGACTCGTGTGGGTCAATACCTGGTTCCTGCGTGACCTGCGCACGCCGTTCGGCGGAGTGAAGCTCTCGGGGCTGGGGCGTGAGGGCGGACGCCATTCGCTCGATTTCTATTCCGAAATCACCAATATCTGCATCAAGCTCTGA